The Acidobacteriaceae bacterium nucleotide sequence CGCCTGCGCTGCCGCCCGCGGACTCTCCGCAAAGATCACTCCGCGCGAGCTGGAAATCATCAGCCCGCCACCGCGACCATCCAGCCCAGCATCCACCACCGCACGCACATCACCGCCCTGCGCCCCGATACCCGGCACAAGGAACGGCAGCGTCGCAGCCGTCGCACGCACTTCGCGCATCTCCTCCGGCCACGTCGCTCCAACCACCAGCGCGCAGTTGCCGCGAGCGTTCCACTGCGTGCTCACCTGGTGCGCAACCCGCTTCCACAAAGGCTGCCCTTCAACCAGCAGGTCCTGCAACTCGCCCGCACCGGGGTTCGACGTGCGGCAGAGCACGATCGACAACTTATCGTCACGCTCCAGAAACGGCTTCAGCGCCTCGCTCCCAAGATACGGATGCAGCGTCACCGCATCGAAGCCCATCGCATCAAAGATCGACTCCACGTAGCCGCGATTCGTATTGCCGATGTCCGCCCGCTTCGCATCGCAGATCGTCACAGCTTTCGGTGCAGCCTCGCGAAGAAACGCAACCGTGCGCTCCATCTCCAGTACGCCCTGCGCGCCACGGGCCTCATAGAACGCAGCGTTCAACTTGTACGCACCGATATACTCGCGCGTCTCTTCAATCACCCAACGGTTGAACGCCAGTTGCGGCTCCGCCTGCGACTGAAACCGCTCCGGCAGCAAGCCCAGCTCAGAGTCCAACCCAACACAAACCAATGAGCCTGCACGTTCAAACTTCTCGATCACTGGATTCATGCGCGTGGCCTCCAGTCGCGCGGATCACGCAGCCACTCACGCACGGCAGCAGCCTCGCCTTCACTCACGCGGCCCTCGGCCGACGCCGTCTCCAGCACCTCTCCAAACGTCGTCAATGCATGCAGCGTCACACCTGCGTCGCGGAACTTCTCTTCCGCCTCCGCAAAGCCGTAGCTGATGATGGCGAAGCAGTCCGTAACCTCGGCACCTTCCGCCCGCAGCATCTCAATCGCCGCCAGCGAACTCATACCCGTCGTCACCAGGTCTTCAACCAGCACCACACGCTTGCCCGCAACATCGCCACCTTCGACCAGCTTCTTCGTGCCGTGGTCCTTGGCCTGCTTGCGCACAAACACGCTCGGCTTGGCCGTCGCAAACCCCAGCGCAGCCGAGTGCGGAATACCCGCAGCCTCAACGCCCGCAATCACATCGCACGCGAGCTCTTCTTCCGCGATCACCTGCGCGAAGCCTTCGATCACCTGCTTCCACTGTGTCGGCCAAAACGGAAAGCGGCGATTGTCGCAGTAAACCGGCGACACGATACCGCTCTTGAACGTGATCGGCTGCGACGCGCAAAAACCCGCCGCACCAATCTCCAGAATTGCCTGCGCTATCTGCTTCACGCGCTCACCGCCTCCGTCTCTGCTTCCCAGATTTCCTGCGCCAGCGCAGGGTTCCACATCGCTGCCGTCGCACTCATCACCGCATCCGCGCCCGCAGCCCGATACTCCGCATAATCCGCCGCAGAAGAAACTCCCCCCACGCCGCAGATCTCATACGAAAGCCCAAGCTCCTCGCGCAGACGCGCCAGCTTCTTCACCATCGCCACGCCTGCCCAGCGGATCGAGCGGCCGCAAACTCCGCTCATCAAGCGGCCTTCGCCCGGCAACGCCTGGTTGCCCTCGCGATCGCGAACCTCCGCCGAAATCGTGTTGATCGCCGAAAGCCCGCTGACGAACGGCCCAAGTACGCGCACCAACTCTTCGAGCTTCGCATCGTCCTTGAAGTACGCCATCTTGATCAGCAGCGGCGTCTCGCCCAGCTCTTCGCGGATCGCTTCCGCCACCCGCTGCGACCGCTCCACATCGAAGCAGAGCAGGTTCGCCGTTCCCTCATTCGGGCAGCTGAAGTTCACCTCGACCGCCTTCACGCCGGTCTCACGCATCAACCGCGCGCCCCGCCGAAAGTCCTCGATGTACTCAGCCACGCCGCCGCCATGCTCCGGCAACGTGCCCTGGTAGCTGCCCACAACCAACTGCCCCGGCTGCGCATAGCGCACGCACTCGGCAAGGTCCGGCTGCCACACGTCAGGAGACATCGACGGCACGCCAAAAGAGTTTGTAATCGAGAGCGGCTCTTCGTACTCTTCGCCTGCAATCAGCGTCCGGCCATCTGCTGCCAGATCGCCTTCCACCTTCACCGGCAACACGTTCGGCCAGGCGTGGCTTTTGTACGCCCCTGTCCGTACGGTCTTGTAAACAGGTACGTCAAAACCCTTATCCAGAGCGGCTTTCACGAACTTTCCGTTCACCAGCGGACCTGCTGGAATCCCGAACGGCTGCCAAACTTTCTGACCGGCAAAAGAAAAGCGCGGATCGCCCGCGCGTCTTAAAACTCCCGGTTTGCTGAATTCTCCAAATGGTCCGCGCTCGTAGTTTTCTTCATACGACAGCAACGGGTTGTACATTGGCTCGACTAGCATCCACCACCCTTTATGAGGGTAACACTAGGGTTCGAGAATACGCATCACCTTACCACCCGCATGTGCGCGAACAACGTACGCTCCCTCCCCCGCAGGCAGCACCACAGCCTGCCCCTTCGGCAGCCGCGTCTCCTCGCTGCCGTCCAACGCCCGCAGCGAAGCGCCTTCCACAAGAGCAACAAAGATCTGCAGTTTGCCCACCGCATCCAGCGGAGTCGCTTCGTTGGCCGTCAGCTTCAGCTCATCCACCGCAAAGTACTCGCACCCGACAAGCCGCGTGTACTGCTCATGCTCTTCCGCAGCGACCAGCCCAGCCTTCGTCTCCATCTTCGAAACAGCCAGTCCCTGCTGCAAATGCAACTCGCGCGGACGCCCATAGTCGTACAGCCGATACGTCACATCGCTGTACTCCTGCGTCTCCAGCACCGTCATCCCGGGCCCAATCGCGTGGATCGTTCCGGCATCGACGAAGGCCAGATCGCCAGCCTTCACCGGCACCATCTTCATCTTGCTTTCCATCGTGCCGTCGGCAATCGACGCAGCCAGGTCTTCGACCTTCACCCCGGGCTTCAGACCCAACGCAATCTCTGCTCCAGGCTCCGCCTCCAGGATGTACCAGCACTCCGTCTTGCCGCGGGCCTCGCCAATAAGCCGTGCTTCCTCATCATTGGGATGCACCTGCACACTCAGCTTCTCCTTGGGCAGCAGAATCTTCAGCAGCAGGGGAAAGTCAGGCAGCAGATCGCCCAGCCTCTTGCCCGGCTCCCCGCCCTCGGCAACAGGACACTCCAACGCCGTCAGCCACACCTCACCGATCGGCTTGCCGGGTTCCGGCTGAGGGTATGGGGCGGGCAGTTGCTCCACGCCCCATATGCGTTCCTTCAAGATCGGCTCAAGAACCAGCAGTCCCATGCGACGGTAAAACTCCCTTTGAGGTGTGTACTCAGCAGCGTACTACGTCACTGGCATGGGATGACAAGAACGTCGTCTTTCTCCAACGCAAGTTGCAGGTCATCCTTCTGCCCGCCCACAACCTCAGCCGTCGACTTGCCCACAACCGGCTTGCCCAACCGGCAGCCCATCATCCACGTTTCATCAATCGGCACCGTACGCTTCTCCGCCGCACCGCGATGGATCACGACCAGCGCACGCTCTTCACTTGCCTTCTGCGCTCCGCACGCCTCCGGCGCTGCCGCATGGCGCATATCGCGCAGGAAGACGAGCGTGTCCTTGTCCGTCTCCAGCAACTGTTCCGCACCGCAGCTCAGCGCCGGGTTCTCCCGCCGCACCTTCGCCAGCGTCGACACCCAGTCGAACATCGTCGCCTGCTCGCCCACACGGCCAGCCGCCGTAAACGCGCTCACCTTCTGGTCCGTAAACCCGCCCGGAAAGTCGCGGCGATTGTCAGGATCATCCTTGCCACGCATCGCAAGCTCGTCGCCGGAGTAAATCTGCGGGAAGCCGCGTGACAGCATCACGTACGCAAACGCCTCACGCATCGCCGCATCGCTGGAAGCCTCTTCGCGGAACCGCGACGTATCGTGGTTACCGATAAACATCGGCAGACGCTCCGGGTGCGGATACAGCGAATCATCCGCCAGCACATCCGTCAGCTTGTCCATCGACTTGCCCTTCAGAAAGACCTCACGCACCGCGAAGTACGTCGGGAAATCGAACGGCGTATCCAAGCCCGTATCCACACCCACGCGCGTCACTCCGCCCGCATAGGACGACGTAAACACTGGGTTCGGCGAGAACGTCTCCCCCACAGACGTCAGCCGCGGATACAGCTTCCGCAGCGTCGCATGAAACTCATGCCAGAACGCCCGCTCGACATACGGATACGTATCAATACGCAGCCCATCCGCGCCCGTCTCTTCAATCCACCAGATCGCGTTCTGCCGCAGATACTGCGCCACCGCCGGGCTACTCGTATTCATGTCCGGCAACGCGTTCGCAAACCATCCCTGCTGCGTCGCCCGCTTGTCACGTTCGCTCGCGTGCGGATCAATCAACGCCTGAAAGTCACTCTCGGCCTCTTCATGATTCGCCTTCGTTCCATGGAACCAGTCCGGCGCAGGCGCATCGGCCAGCCAGGGGTTCGCCGGCCCAACATGGTTCGGCACCGTGTCCAGCACCAGCTTCATGCCGCGCGCATGCAGAGCCTTGCCCAGCGACTGAAGGTCCTCCAGCGTGCCATAGTGCTCGTCCACGCGATACATATCCGTCGCACCATAGCCGTGATAGCTGTCAGCCTCATGGTTCTGATACACCGGCGTCATCCACACCGTCGTGGCGCCAAGCTCTTGAATGTACTTCAGATGATCTTCGATCCCGCGCAGATCGCCGCCATGCCATCCACGAACCAACGCGCGCTGCTGCGCCGCATCTGCGCTGGAAGCAGCAGCATCGGCGTGCAGGCCATCGTTCTTCAAATCGCCATCCGCGAAGCGGTCGGTCATGATGAGGTACATCACGTCGCTCGAATTAAAGCCTGCAAACCCCGCCGACGCAGCCTTGCGCTGCTCGAAGCGATAGCTCGCCTCAGCGTGCTCTGCCCCCACCCGCGCGCGCAGAATCACCGTCTCGGGCTTCGTCGGCGAAGCAGCCAGCCACACCTGCGCCCAGTGCCCATTCTCGCTCGGCACCACACGCTCCACCCGCAGCGATTTATCGCTCAGCGAAAACGTCGCAGTCTTCAGACCTTCACCATGAACGAGCAACATTGGCTTCGGCATCTGCGCCCACCAGTTAGGAGGATCAACCTTATCGATCTTCACCTGAGCGCTCATCACAGCGCTTCCCGTCAACAAACAAGCCAGAGCCAGCAATTGCTTCATCGTTTCAAAAACCTCTTTTACTTAAGGCAAAACGGCCCGGCGATCACTCGCCGGGCCGTTTTGGTTCATTGCACTTCGTTGACGACCTACAGTTAGAAGCTCACACGGAAGCCAAGCTCGACTTCACGCTGCGACTCATAACGAATGCCGCTGATCGTGCCGAAGCTGCCAGTCTGTGTGGGCGAAACTACGTAGTTCGCACCCGAAGCAGCACCATCATGAATGGTTGAATCAGGATTGGTGAACTGCGGGTGGTTGAACAGATTGAACGCCTGCGCACGGAACTCCGCATTCACGCGCTGCGTGATGTGGAAGCCCTTGAACGCGGACATGTCCAGGTCGTTGTAGCCCGGGCCATAGTACTTGTTACGCGACAGGTTACCGACGCGAGTATAGCCACCAGCAGTGCTCGTCGGAGGCGTCGTGAACGTACCCGTGAAGTAAACATACTGACCAGCCACCGAGTTTGCACCTCCCAGACGGGCATGCGAAGAGGGCTTGTAGGAAAGCACGTCAGGACGGTTGTCAGCCAGCGAGTTCGTTCCCGAAGTCGAGAAATCAAACGGCGAACCGCTGGTGAGCGTGTACAGAGGATTGATCTGCCATCCGCCGATCACTTCATCGATGTACCAGGGAACGTTCGAGCCAAACTTCTGGCCACGGCCGAAGGGGAGCTTGTACGTTGCGCTGGCTACGAGGACGTGGCGAATATCCTGATCCGAGTTGCCGTAGTTCGAGAGGAAATCAGGCTGACCATTCGCCTTGATCTGGATACGGCCCGATCCGCTGTTGGTTGAGAACGCGCCGTTGGAGTTATCCAGCGTATGCGAGTAGGTATACGCACCGGTGAGCGTCAAGCCATTCGGCATGTTCCGCGTCACCTGCATCTGCAGACCGTTGTAGTTCGACGATCCACAAGCGCAGCCTTCCGTGATCGTTCCACGGGTCGGATAGATCAAACCGCCAGCAACACCTGTCGTCGTCGAGCCAGTGCCACCGAGGTAAGGCTGGTTGGCGTTGAACCATGTCATCAAATGCTGAGACGTGGTGCCGACGTAAGAAACGGTCAGCGAGGTGTAGTGATCAATAGCCTGCTGCACCTGCAGGTTGAACTGCTGGATCTGGCTATTCTGGTTCGTCGGGCGAACGGCAATGACGGTCGCAGTTCCAGGATCAGCAGTTGTCGCGACGACAGGAAGCGGAAGAGCTGCCTTCGTTGCGCTCGCGTCGTTGGTACCGGCCGCTACCTGACCGGTAAACGTTACGCGATAGCCGGCAGATGCCAGATAGCTATACGTGCCGTTGTAGCCGGGGTTGTTGCTGAGCTGGTTGCCTACACCGCCACGGTCCAGGAAGTAGAAGATGCCGTAGCCACCGCGAATCGACGTCTTGCCGTTACCGAAAACGTCATAAGCAAAACCGATGCGCGGAGCGATGTTGTTCTTGTCCGTGTTGACCAGCGAACGAGAGTGGCCATTCTGACCCGCTGCGAAAATCGTGCCCGAAGCGATGTCATAGTTCCCCTGGTTGTTGTACACCTCATACGGCGAGGTGTACAGGTCATAGCGGACACCAAGGTTCAGCGTCAGACGCGGAGTGATCTTCCAGTCGTCCTGAGCGAAGAAGCCATCTTCCGTATTCTTCGTATAGAAGTAGTTGGTCGACGGTCCAATGATGTAATCGGTAAAGCCCGAAACGAGTTCCGAAGACTCATAGCCCGTGAAGCGGCCCGTGCCCGGATAGTTCGGTCCACCGATTTGGAAGAAACCCTTACCGTCGTTGCCCTGGAAGAAGTCCACTTCGCGGTTGATGAAGTTCACACCTGCTTTGAACGTGTGGTTCTTGTGCGTCCACGTCACAGCATCCGCAAACTGCATGGTGTGCTGCGGCACAGAGTACGGCCCACCGTCACCGGTGTACTCGATTTCCGTGCTGCTGCCACCGATGAGCGCACCACCACCCAGCTGGGCGTTACGGTTCGCGTTCACGATGCCGAGGTTGGCAGAAACCGCCTGGTTGTACAGGGGCGGCAGGTAAGAGTAGATGTCCTTGTTGTAGCCGAAACGGAACTCGTTGATGAGGTTCGACGTAAGGATGCGCGTGTAGCCAAAGGCTCCGCCGCGAGGACGCGTTACATTGTTACCCGAGCCATAACCAGCAGGCAGGGCGCTGAATTCGCTGTTGATTGGGTTATCGTCCTGCGCATAGCTGAAGCGCACAAAGAACGAGTCCTTCGCCGTCGGATGGAAGTCAAGGCGAGCATCCATGTCGTTGTAGTTCAGCAGCGAGCTACGCAGCGCATAGAAGTTCTGGATGACGCCCGAACGCGTCGGGGCATCATAGGCGTTGAAGTAATTCATCGCCGCAGCGTTCCGGCGGGCAAGGGGAATCAAGTTCGGATTTGCTGTCGTACCGAACTGGGTGCAAGTGGTCGGATCGAAAATCGCGCCGTTATCTGCACTTGCGTTATAAACCTGCTGCGCGGTCAAGCCGCCAGCGCCGGTCACGGTGCTGTACGTATGCCCATTCAGCGTGGTCACACTGGTGCAACCCGTCAACGTGGGGTCGGGAAGCGTGGTCGTTCCGAGGCCCACCAGTTCGCCGAAATCACCCTGGCGCATGCGCGCCGTAGGAACGGTGACGAAGCCAGCTGCCTGCGGAACCTTCTGACGCAGGCCCTGATAATCAGCAAAGAAAAACAGCTTGTCCTTCCAGATAGGAAGGCCGATGCTGCCACCGAACGTCTTCTTCTGGAACGAAGGCTTCGCCGTCGTTGGCGAGAAGTAGTTGGGGTTCGCATCGAACGCCGCCGCACGGTACAGGCCGAAAGCCGATCCGTGGATCTGGTTCGTACCCGACTTGATAGAGGTGTTCACGATTGCGCCGCCTGCGCGGCCGAACTCTGCTGGCGCCACCGAGGTGGTGACACGGAACTCCTGCACGGCTTCCGGTGGAGAAAAGAAGATGATCGTGTTGACCAAGGCTTCGTTGTTATCCACGCCGTCGAGCAGGAAGTTGTTAGCCTGCTGGCGAAGTCCGTTTACCGAAAGTGCAGCACCACCAGAGTCCTTGTAGCGGAAGGTTTCCACCGCACCAGATTGGCCGGAAGCCGCCGAAGCCGGAGCACCACGCGTAACGCCCGGCATCAGAGTGGCGAACTGGGTGAAGTTGCGACCGTTCACCGGAAGGTCAACCACCTGGGTGCCTTCAACGACGCCACCGGTGGATGAGGTTGAGGTATCGACCACAGGAGCGGCATCCGTTACGTCGACCGTTGTGCTGGTGCCGCCGGTGACTAGCTTAAAGGAGATCGTCTGCACCTGCTGCACCTGAAGCTCGAACGCCTGCTTCTGGGTGTTGAAGCCGGGCATCGAAATCTCGATGCGGTAGTGACCACGCATCTCAGCCGGGAAGGTGAACTCGCCACCCGAACCGGTCGTCCTGTCCTCGACAGCGCCGGTATCTACATTAACGAGCTTTACGGCGGCGCCGGGGAGCAGAGCTCCGGTCGAATCGACCGCCGTTCCGGTGATACGTCCTGTATCGCTTTGGGCCAGCAGGGATCCTGTCCCGGCCGCCAGAAGCGCCGCCATCAGAGCGAAGCTACGAAGCTTCGAACGACGGCTATTTCCAAAAGGTGAATACATGGTGTTGCCTCCAAAAAAGTGCAATCGGGCCTGGTTGGGCTACGTCTGAAAATCTACTTCCCGTTCCCAAAGGAGAATGCGATTGCAACGCGGGCAACCTTGCTTGCCTCTGCGACATCAGCGCAATCCTCTGAACGGCGTTTCTATTTCAATTTTTCTTCAACTATCAAATCTCTATAAATCAATCACTTAGATTCAACCCGCCTTCGCTGAAAAGACCATCGAACGAGAGTGTTACAGTGTCAGTTGCGTACTTCAGGCCCCTCGTTTGCATGCAAAACCCTGTCCAAAACCCGCGCCTCACCTTCGGACTCTTTGAGATTGATCTCGAGACCGGTGAGCTTTGGAAGGCAGGCTTTCGCATCAAGCTGCAGAGCCAGCCCTTCAAGGTGCTCGCCTGCCTGCTGGAGCGGCCCGGACAGATCATCACCCGCGAAGAGCTACAGTTGCGCCTCTGGGGCAAAGACACGGTCGTCGACTTCGACCACTCCCTCGGCACCGCCGTCAACAAGATCCGCGAAGCCCTCGGCGACTCCGCCGACAATCCCCGCTTCGTCGAAACCCTCTCCCGCCGCGGCTACCGCTTCGTCGCTCCCGTGACCAGAGTCGCTCCGCCGCCGCAAGTGCTTCCAGCAGAAGAGCCTGCCGCCACACCCCCCGCAGTGGAGAAAGCCTCCGACGCGGGCTCTGCTCCGCCAGAGCCTCTCGCCGCAGAGCCCGCAGCTCCTCCCCTCCGCGCAGAGCGAAACAACGGCATCCTTTATTTACTCCTGGCTACAGCCACAACCCTGACAGCGCTGGCCAGCGGCTACTTCATCGGGCATCAACGCACATCCGTAACGCCTCCCCATATCATCCAAATTACTCATAACGGGCATCTTGCCCCCTCGGGCAACGCTACCGAAAACTTTGCCGCCGAAGTCACCGACGGCCCCTATCTCTATGCTCCCACGCTCGAAAGCGGCCACTACGGTCTCACCGCTATCGAACTCGCCGGGGGCAACAGCATTCCGATGCAGATTCCCTCGGACGTCGCCAGCCCCACGCTCGGGGACATCTCTCCCGATGGCTCGCACCTGCTTCTGCGCGACCACCTCTCTCCCGAATCCGAGCAGCCTCTCTGGGTCGTTCCCACCATCGGCGGCTCCGCCCAGCGCATCGGCAGCGTCCTCGCGCACGACGCCACCTGGATGCCCGACGGCATCACCATTCTCTACGCCAGCGGCAACGACCTCTTCACCACGCGCTCCGGCACTAGCTCCCCCGAGCACTACGCCACGCTTCCCGGCCGCGCCTTCTGGCTGCGCTGGCAGCCAAACGGCAAGCTGCTCCGCTTCACGGTCATCGACCCCATCACCCACACCGTGGCGCTTTATCAGCTCAACGCCAGCGACCGCCAGCCCAAGCGCCTGCTCGCGGGCTTCTCCCAACCCTCCGGCGAGTGCTGCGGCGTGTGGACCGCCGACGGCTCGCAGTTTGTCTTCCAAAGCAGCCACGGCGGCACCGACAACCTCTGGCAACTTACTGGAAGCGCAACCACTTCGCCCATCCAGCTTACCGACGGCCCCCTGCAGTTCCAGTCGCCGGTAGCTTCCCGCACCGGGCACCGCATCTACTTCCAGGGCGTCGACGCCCGCTCCGAATTCGAGCGCGTCTCCCCCACAGGCGACGTCACTGCCGACGACTCCTTCCTTGCAGGTGCAGTGCGCCTCGACTACTCGCGAGACGGCCAGTGGGTCGTCTGGACAGACTCCAACGGCCTTCTCTGGCGCGCCCGCGCCGACGGCCGCGAACGCCTGCAGCTCTCGCCCGACGGCCTCGACGTCTTCCTCGCCCGCTGGTCGCCCGACGGCAAGCAGCTCGTCGCCATGGCCCGTGAACCAGGCAAAGCATGGCGTATCTATGAGATACCGTCCAGCGGTGGCAGCATCAAGCCGCTTGTGGACGACGCCCGCAACGCAGCCGACCCCTCCTGGTCGAACGACGGCACGACCATCGCCTTCGGCCGCCTGAATGACACACTGGGCAAGGAAAACGCCGAACGCGGCATCAATCTCCTGCATCTGGATACCGGCAAGACAGAGCCGCTGCCCAACTCGCAGGGACTTTTCAGCCCTCGATGGTCACCCGACGGCCACTATCTCGCCGCCCTCACGCTCGACCAGCGCGAGGTGCGCCTCTACAACTTCGCCACCAAAAGCTGGACGACGATCACCAGCGACTCTGGAGCCGACCCCGTCTGGTCCTCCGACAGCCGCTTCCTCTACGTCCATGCCTCGCTCGACCCCAGCCAGCCGATCGAGCGGATCTCCATCCCCGACGGCAAGGTAACGGTGCTCGTACGCTTGGCCGATTCCCGCGCCCACGGCGCCGTCGATTACGTCTTCAGCGGCCTCGCTCCCGGCGATGTGCCCTTGATTCGCACCCGAATTTTCACCGGAAACCTCTTCTCACTCGACCTCAAGCAGTAATCTCGTCGCCCGTAAACAGTTCATAAAAATACGTTTACCTGTTGACAAGAAAATGATGGATGAAAGGCGTGGTCTGCATTGCGCTGATCGATCGCAATCCGGCCTCTTGAAGGTGTTATGCGTCCCCTCAATCTCTTCTCGCTCGGGCTCCTGTCTTTTTCCGCCGCCCTGTACGCTCAGCAGCCCACGGCGCTGCCTGCTTCGGCCCACACCGCTACCGGCCTCGAACTCTCGGGAGCGCAACTTACCCTTCGGGTGGACGCTCTGCGGCCGGACGTTCTCCGGGTCCGCATCTTCCCCAACGGTCACCCGGCCGAGGACGCCTCCTGGGCTGTTCTCCCCGCGGCCCGCACCGCGCGCATCCAGG carries:
- the pyrF gene encoding orotidine-5'-phosphate decarboxylase encodes the protein MNPVIEKFERAGSLVCVGLDSELGLLPERFQSQAEPQLAFNRWVIEETREYIGAYKLNAAFYEARGAQGVLEMERTVAFLREAAPKAVTICDAKRADIGNTNRGYVESIFDAMGFDAVTLHPYLGSEALKPFLERDDKLSIVLCRTSNPGAGELQDLLVEGQPLWKRVAHQVSTQWNARGNCALVVGATWPEEMREVRATAATLPFLVPGIGAQGGDVRAVVDAGLDGRGGGLMISSSRGVIFAESPRAAAQALHQEIEEARVTKSAR
- the pyrE gene encoding orotate phosphoribosyltransferase; protein product: MKQIAQAILEIGAAGFCASQPITFKSGIVSPVYCDNRRFPFWPTQWKQVIEGFAQVIAEEELACDVIAGVEAAGIPHSAALGFATAKPSVFVRKQAKDHGTKKLVEGGDVAGKRVVLVEDLVTTGMSSLAAIEMLRAEGAEVTDCFAIISYGFAEAEEKFRDAGVTLHALTTFGEVLETASAEGRVSEGEAAAVREWLRDPRDWRPRA
- a CDS encoding class I mannose-6-phosphate isomerase, with translation MGLLVLEPILKERIWGVEQLPAPYPQPEPGKPIGEVWLTALECPVAEGGEPGKRLGDLLPDFPLLLKILLPKEKLSVQVHPNDEEARLIGEARGKTECWYILEAEPGAEIALGLKPGVKVEDLAASIADGTMESKMKMVPVKAGDLAFVDAGTIHAIGPGMTVLETQEYSDVTYRLYDYGRPRELHLQQGLAVSKMETKAGLVAAEEHEQYTRLVGCEYFAVDELKLTANEATPLDAVGKLQIFVALVEGASLRALDGSEETRLPKGQAVVLPAGEGAYVVRAHAGGKVMRILEP
- a CDS encoding alpha-amylase family glycosyl hydrolase, which encodes MKQLLALACLLTGSAVMSAQVKIDKVDPPNWWAQMPKPMLLVHGEGLKTATFSLSDKSLRVERVVPSENGHWAQVWLAASPTKPETVILRARVGAEHAEASYRFEQRKAASAGFAGFNSSDVMYLIMTDRFADGDLKNDGLHADAAASSADAAQQRALVRGWHGGDLRGIEDHLKYIQELGATTVWMTPVYQNHEADSYHGYGATDMYRVDEHYGTLEDLQSLGKALHARGMKLVLDTVPNHVGPANPWLADAPAPDWFHGTKANHEEAESDFQALIDPHASERDKRATQQGWFANALPDMNTSSPAVAQYLRQNAIWWIEETGADGLRIDTYPYVERAFWHEFHATLRKLYPRLTSVGETFSPNPVFTSSYAGGVTRVGVDTGLDTPFDFPTYFAVREVFLKGKSMDKLTDVLADDSLYPHPERLPMFIGNHDTSRFREEASSDAAMREAFAYVMLSRGFPQIYSGDELAMRGKDDPDNRRDFPGGFTDQKVSAFTAAGRVGEQATMFDWVSTLAKVRRENPALSCGAEQLLETDKDTLVFLRDMRHAAAPEACGAQKASEERALVVIHRGAAEKRTVPIDETWMMGCRLGKPVVGKSTAEVVGGQKDDLQLALEKDDVLVIPCQ
- a CDS encoding TonB-dependent receptor, giving the protein MYSPFGNSRRSKLRSFALMAALLAAGTGSLLAQSDTGRITGTAVDSTGALLPGAAVKLVNVDTGAVEDRTTGSGGEFTFPAEMRGHYRIEISMPGFNTQKQAFELQVQQVQTISFKLVTGGTSTTVDVTDAAPVVDTSTSSTGGVVEGTQVVDLPVNGRNFTQFATLMPGVTRGAPASAASGQSGAVETFRYKDSGGAALSVNGLRQQANNFLLDGVDNNEALVNTIIFFSPPEAVQEFRVTTSVAPAEFGRAGGAIVNTSIKSGTNQIHGSAFGLYRAAAFDANPNYFSPTTAKPSFQKKTFGGSIGLPIWKDKLFFFADYQGLRQKVPQAAGFVTVPTARMRQGDFGELVGLGTTTLPDPTLTGCTSVTTLNGHTYSTVTGAGGLTAQQVYNASADNGAIFDPTTCTQFGTTANPNLIPLARRNAAAMNYFNAYDAPTRSGVIQNFYALRSSLLNYNDMDARLDFHPTAKDSFFVRFSYAQDDNPINSEFSALPAGYGSGNNVTRPRGGAFGYTRILTSNLINEFRFGYNKDIYSYLPPLYNQAVSANLGIVNANRNAQLGGGALIGGSSTEIEYTGDGGPYSVPQHTMQFADAVTWTHKNHTFKAGVNFINREVDFFQGNDGKGFFQIGGPNYPGTGRFTGYESSELVSGFTDYIIGPSTNYFYTKNTEDGFFAQDDWKITPRLTLNLGVRYDLYTSPYEVYNNQGNYDIASGTIFAAGQNGHSRSLVNTDKNNIAPRIGFAYDVFGNGKTSIRGGYGIFYFLDRGGVGNQLSNNPGYNGTYSYLASAGYRVTFTGQVAAGTNDASATKAALPLPVVATTADPGTATVIAVRPTNQNSQIQQFNLQVQQAIDHYTSLTVSYVGTTSQHLMTWFNANQPYLGGTGSTTTGVAGGLIYPTRGTITEGCACGSSNYNGLQMQVTRNMPNGLTLTGAYTYSHTLDNSNGAFSTNSGSGRIQIKANGQPDFLSNYGNSDQDIRHVLVASATYKLPFGRGQKFGSNVPWYIDEVIGGWQINPLYTLTSGSPFDFSTSGTNSLADNRPDVLSYKPSSHARLGGANSVAGQYVYFTGTFTTPPTSTAGGYTRVGNLSRNKYYGPGYNDLDMSAFKGFHITQRVNAEFRAQAFNLFNHPQFTNPDSTIHDGAASGANYVVSPTQTGSFGTISGIRYESQREVELGFRVSF
- a CDS encoding winged helix-turn-helix domain-containing protein gives rise to the protein MQNPVQNPRLTFGLFEIDLETGELWKAGFRIKLQSQPFKVLACLLERPGQIITREELQLRLWGKDTVVDFDHSLGTAVNKIREALGDSADNPRFVETLSRRGYRFVAPVTRVAPPPQVLPAEEPAATPPAVEKASDAGSAPPEPLAAEPAAPPLRAERNNGILYLLLATATTLTALASGYFIGHQRTSVTPPHIIQITHNGHLAPSGNATENFAAEVTDGPYLYAPTLESGHYGLTAIELAGGNSIPMQIPSDVASPTLGDISPDGSHLLLRDHLSPESEQPLWVVPTIGGSAQRIGSVLAHDATWMPDGITILYASGNDLFTTRSGTSSPEHYATLPGRAFWLRWQPNGKLLRFTVIDPITHTVALYQLNASDRQPKRLLAGFSQPSGECCGVWTADGSQFVFQSSHGGTDNLWQLTGSATTSPIQLTDGPLQFQSPVASRTGHRIYFQGVDARSEFERVSPTGDVTADDSFLAGAVRLDYSRDGQWVVWTDSNGLLWRARADGRERLQLSPDGLDVFLARWSPDGKQLVAMAREPGKAWRIYEIPSSGGSIKPLVDDARNAADPSWSNDGTTIAFGRLNDTLGKENAERGINLLHLDTGKTEPLPNSQGLFSPRWSPDGHYLAALTLDQREVRLYNFATKSWTTITSDSGADPVWSSDSRFLYVHASLDPSQPIERISIPDGKVTVLVRLADSRAHGAVDYVFSGLAPGDVPLIRTRIFTGNLFSLDLKQ